CGTCATTGCTACGCAGCGGCCTTCGGTAAATATCATCACAGGAGTTATTAAAGCCAACTTCCCTGCCAGGATCGCCTATAAGGTAACGGCAAAAGTAGATTCACGGACCATCCTCGATGCAGGGGGTGCGGATCAATTGATCGGACGGGGAGATATGTTGCTTTCCGTTGGAGGAGAAATGGTGCGCCTGCAAGGTGCTTTTGTCGATACCCCTGAAGTGGAAAGAGTCATCGACTTCATCGCCAAGCAAACCGGTTATCCACATCCGCATTACCTGCCTGAATTCCATGGTGATGATGAGATCGGAGGAATTTCAAGCCTTAAATATGTTGACCTCGATCCCTCTTTTGAGGATGCAGCCCGCTTAGTCGTTCAAAACCAGCACGGATCAACCTCTATGATCCAACGACGACTGAAACTGGGTTATAATCGTGCAGGCAGGATCATGGATCAACTCGAAGCCATCGGTATTGTAGGGCCAAGTGAAGGAAGTAAGGCTCGTGAAGTATTGATGTACGACGAACGCGAACTCGACAGCTTCCTGGAAATGTTTAAAAATCAAAAGTAAAACGAGTAAATACCCGAAGCCTTTAATTACCGGGAAGAAAAAACACCAGGCAAAATAAATCCTAATGTGTTTTAATTTGTTTTTACATTTGTTAACCAGAAAAATCAGGGGAGAAATACCCCCCTGCAAATAAAAAGTACCAGTTTATGAATTTTGAAGATTTAGGATTGCATGATGACGTGCTGGAGGCTCTGGACTTTATGGGATTTGAAACCGCTACTCCTATACAGGAACAGACCATACCCAAAATATTGGAAGGTCGTGACGTCATTGCCTGCGCTCAAACAGGAACCGGCAAAACTGCCGCATTTATCCTCCCTGTCCTGCAACAAATTATTGAAGGAGGTAAAACAGGAACACAAGCACTGGTCATCGTTCCTACCCGCGAGTTGGCCATACAGATCGACCAGCAAATCCAGGGATTTGCCTATTTTATTCCCGTTGGATCTTTGGCTATTTATGGGGGAGGAAGCGGGGATGACTGGCAACAGCAAAAAATGGCCATTACAAAAGGGATCGACATCATTGTGGCTACGCCCGGCAAGCTGATTTCTCATCTCAATATGGGTTATGTCAATTTTGACACCATAAAATATTTCATCCTGGACGAGGCAGATCGTATGTTGGATATGGGATTTTTTGACGACATTCAAAAAATCATTTCCCATCTTCCAAAAAAACGACAAAACCTAATGTTCAGTGCGACCATGCCTCCTACTATTCGTAAGTTGGTCAAACAAACCATGGAAGAGCCTTTTGAGGTTTCCATTGCTATGTCTAAACCGGCAGAAGGAGTACTTCAGGCGGCGTATCTTGTATATGACAATCAAAAAACGCCCCTGATCAATGCCCTGATCGCTGACAAACCCAATTACAAAAGCATCCTCATTTTCACCTCGACCAAAAAGAAAGTCAATGAAATCGTTCGCGGATTAAAAGGTAAAGGGTATCCGGTTGAAGGGATTTCATCCGACCTCGAACAAACGGAAAGAGAAGAAATGCTGGGCCGCTTTCGATCAAAAAAAACACGGGTACTCGTTTCAACAGACGTTCTTAGCCGGGGAATTGACATCAAGGATATCAATCTGGTCATCAATTATGATGTACCACATGATGCTGAAGATTATGTGCACCGTATCGGCCGTACCGCCAGAGCCGATACTACGGGCGTCGCGCTGACCCTC
This sequence is a window from Lewinellaceae bacterium. Protein-coding genes within it:
- a CDS encoding DEAD/DEAH box helicase — its product is MNFEDLGLHDDVLEALDFMGFETATPIQEQTIPKILEGRDVIACAQTGTGKTAAFILPVLQQIIEGGKTGTQALVIVPTRELAIQIDQQIQGFAYFIPVGSLAIYGGGSGDDWQQQKMAITKGIDIIVATPGKLISHLNMGYVNFDTIKYFILDEADRMLDMGFFDDIQKIISHLPKKRQNLMFSATMPPTIRKLVKQTMEEPFEVSIAMSKPAEGVLQAAYLVYDNQKTPLINALIADKPNYKSILIFTSTKKKVNEIVRGLKGKGYPVEGISSDLEQTEREEMLGRFRSKKTRVLVSTDVLSRGIDIKDINLVINYDVPHDAEDYVHRIGRTARADTTGVALTLVNEPEMHKFDRIEKLIEKKVMKAPLPADLGPGPEWDLSKKFYSPGRKTGGRPGGKSGGKGKFKNKR